The proteins below come from a single Natranaerofaba carboxydovora genomic window:
- a CDS encoding Na/Pi cotransporter family protein: MDLFTQIITGVLGGLGLFIYGIHIMAEGMQKAAGDKLRNILEVLTINPFVAMLTGIGLTVLVQSSSTSTVMVVSFVNAGLIGLGQAVGTIFGANIGTTITAQVVSFDLGKFALPAIAVGMAFFMFSKRRVKKNIGKATLGFGILFLGMTLLSDSMAPLSEEPLFLNLLERFGEIPILGVLAGAVFTVMVQSSSAASGVIIALTLQGLLDFESGLALIMGTNIGTCATTLIAGIGANLSAKRTATAHITFNLIGTLFFLLILPVFSDLVQMTADTVPRQVANAHTIFNLGAALIFLPFTSQFARLMKKLVPGEELNIEHGSKYLDKRVLGTPTVAIANARNEVVRMAKIAGEMVEEAFDAFVTSDGKKMQSVQQKETIVDQLEKEITVYLSEISHNALTVSQSRQLTSLMNAVNDIERVGDHSENLIGLAQNRIEDNLPFTDTAIEELQEFFEKVHKMYIETVEALENNDADKAREMIEYDDVIDEMEKIMRKHHITRLNEKRCHPSSGVIYLDILSNFERIGDHSTNLCHVVLGED; the protein is encoded by the coding sequence TTGGATTTATTCACCCAGATAATAACTGGTGTACTTGGAGGCCTGGGCCTTTTCATTTATGGTATACACATAATGGCAGAAGGCATGCAAAAGGCTGCTGGGGACAAGCTTAGGAACATTTTAGAAGTTTTGACGATAAACCCCTTTGTAGCAATGCTAACCGGCATAGGTTTGACAGTTTTGGTGCAAAGTAGTAGTACAAGTACTGTAATGGTGGTTAGTTTTGTTAATGCCGGGCTTATTGGACTCGGCCAGGCAGTGGGAACGATTTTTGGTGCTAATATAGGTACGACTATTACAGCACAGGTGGTTTCCTTTGATCTTGGCAAATTTGCTTTGCCTGCAATTGCAGTAGGCATGGCTTTCTTTATGTTTTCAAAAAGAAGGGTTAAGAAAAACATAGGGAAGGCAACCTTGGGCTTTGGTATACTATTTTTGGGTATGACCCTTCTTAGCGATTCAATGGCACCTTTAAGTGAAGAACCACTTTTTTTAAACTTATTAGAACGTTTTGGTGAAATTCCAATATTAGGAGTTTTGGCCGGGGCGGTTTTTACTGTCATGGTCCAGTCAAGTAGTGCTGCTTCAGGTGTAATAATTGCTCTTACCCTTCAAGGGCTTTTGGATTTTGAGTCGGGCCTTGCGCTTATTATGGGTACCAACATAGGGACTTGTGCAACAACTTTGATTGCTGGAATTGGTGCTAACTTAAGCGCCAAAAGAACAGCCACAGCTCATATAACATTTAATTTAATTGGAACGCTTTTTTTCTTGTTGATTTTGCCAGTGTTTTCAGATTTGGTTCAGATGACTGCAGATACTGTGCCCAGACAGGTGGCTAACGCACATACCATTTTTAACCTTGGAGCGGCATTGATATTTTTACCTTTTACAAGTCAATTTGCCAGGCTGATGAAAAAACTTGTTCCAGGTGAAGAGCTAAATATAGAACATGGCAGTAAATATCTTGATAAAAGGGTCCTTGGAACACCTACTGTAGCTATTGCAAATGCTAGAAATGAAGTTGTGAGAATGGCAAAGATTGCAGGAGAAATGGTAGAGGAGGCTTTTGATGCTTTCGTGACTTCTGATGGCAAAAAAATGCAGTCTGTTCAGCAAAAAGAAACTATAGTGGACCAATTAGAAAAAGAAATCACCGTATACCTTTCTGAGATTTCCCATAATGCCTTGACTGTTAGTCAATCAAGACAGCTTACAAGCCTTATGAATGCTGTTAATGATATAGAAAGGGTAGGGGATCACAGTGAAAACTTAATTGGTCTTGCCCAGAACAGAATAGAAGACAACCTGCCCTTTACAGATACTGCCATAGAAGAGCTTCAAGAGTTTTTCGAAAAAGTGCACAAAATGTATATAGAGACAGTAGAAGCGCTTGAAAATAATGATGCGGACAAAGCAAGAGAAATGATCGAGTATGATGATGTAATTGATGAAATGGAAAAAATAATGAGAAAGCATCATATCACAAGGTTAAATGAAAAGCGCTGCCATCCATCATCAGGAGTAATTTACCTTGATATATTAAGCAACTTTGAACGTATCGGGGATCATTCAACAAATTTATGTCATGTAGTTTTAGGAGAAGACTAA